A genomic window from Glycine max cultivar Williams 82 chromosome 17, Glycine_max_v4.0, whole genome shotgun sequence includes:
- the LOC100775750 gene encoding GATA transcription factor 26, whose amino-acid sequence MGKQGPCYHCGVTSTPLWRNGPPEKPVLCNACGSRWRTKGTLANYTPLHARAENIDYEDQKVSRVKSISLNKNTEVKLVKRKQNYGNAASGGFVPDYSQGYRKVVDEDTSNRSSSGSAVSNSESCAQFGGPDASDLTGPAQSVVWDAMVPSKKRTCAGRPKPSSVEKLTRDLCTILHEQQSYFSASSEEDLLFESDTPMVSVEIGHGSILIRHPSSIARDEESEASSLSVDNKQCLMNEAYSFSSTIPIYSDRSSMNFSSHGVEKIKNSAGQIMQQEKLERDKSQLEKLQVHGNHDSPLCSIDLNDVVNYEEFMRNLTNEQQQQLLKYLPVVDTAKFPDSLRNMFNSFQFKENLIYFQQLLGEGVFNISLLGAKPEEWKTLERLALSNLSKSKWVEHYNFLKKCENKSGKSIGLGSTAMESSNVTTGKRMREHDSRNQNIPELKTTMRSPKRVIIKPPSCEVKEVVEEGSSFSPKSLFALPHGVGGLHMLDSFNFVGESSEDLLLEVPSNSSFPQAELLHPSLSYGARQVSTTSSSVHSPVTHP is encoded by the exons ATGGGCAAGCAAGGGCCTTGCTATCACTGTGGAGTTACAA GCACACCACTTTGGCGTAATGGGCCACCTGAGAAGCCAGTACTATGCAATGCATGTGGATCTCGATGGAGGACAAAGGGAACACTTGCAAATTATACCCCTTTGCACGCCCGGGCAGAAAATATTGattatgaggatcaaaaggtttcCAGGGTAAAGAGcatatcattaaataagaaCACAGAAGTGAAATTGGTCAAACGAAAGCAAAACTATGGTAATGCTGCATCTGGAGGGTTTGTTCCTGATTATAGTCAAGGATACCGAAAAGTTGTGGATGAAGATACAAGCAATAGATCAAGCTCAGGGTCAGCTGTCTCTAACTCAGAGAGCTGTGCTCAATTTGGTGGCCCAGATGCTAGTGATTTGACAG GTCCTGCTCAGTCAGTGGTCTGGGATGCCATGGTGCCTTCAAAAAAGAGGACATGTGCAGGTCGTCCAAAGCCTTCATCTGTTGAGAAGCTCACGAGAGACCTGTGCACTATTCTTCATGAACAGCAGTCTTATTTTTCTGCATCTTCTGAAGAGGATCTTCTTTTCGAAAGTGACACACCAATGGTTTCTGTTGAGATAGGACATGGAAGCATTCTCATCAGGCATCCTAGCTCTATAGCTCGTGATGAAGAGTCTGAGGCTAGCTCTCTCTCAGTTGATAATAAACAATGCCTAATGAATGAAGCATATTCATTTTCTAGTACCATTCCTATATATAGTGATCGCAGTAGCATGAACTTCTCATCTCACGGAGTTGAAAAGATCAAAAACTCAGCTGGCCAAATCATGCAACAAGAGAAGCTTGAAAG ggACAAGTCTCAGCTTGAAAAACTACAAGTTCATGGAAATCATGATTCACCATTGTGCTCAATAGATTTAAAT GATGTAGTCAACTACGAGGAGTTTATGAGAAACTTGACAAATGAACAGCAGCAGCAATTACTGAAGTATCTCCCAGTGGTTGATACTGCTAAATTTCCTGATAG CCTTAGAAACATGTTCAATAGCTTCCAATTCAAGGAGAACTTAATCTATTTTCAGCAACTTCTCGGGGAAGGAGTCTTTAACATCTCTTTGTTGGGGGCAAAACCTGAAGAATGGAAGACATTAGAAAGGCTTGCATTATCTAATCTGTCAAAGTCGAAATGGGTAGAACACTATAATTTTCTTAAG AAATGTGAAAACAAATCTGGAAAATCTATTGGTTTGGGTTCTACTGCTATGGAATCAAGTAATGTTACAACTGGCAAAAGAATGCGTGAGCATGACAGCCGAAATCAAAATATTCCAG AATTGAAGACAACGATGAGGAGCCCCAAAAGGGTGATCATAAAGCCTCCTAGCTGTGAGGTCAAAGAAGTTGTAGAAGAAGGCTCTAGCTTCAGTCCAAAAAGCTTATTTGCTTTACCCCATGGTGTTGGTGGCTTGCACATGCTGGATTCTTTCAACTTTGTTGGTGAGAGTTCTGAGGATCTGCTTTTAGAGGTGCCTTCTAACAGTTCTTTTCCACAGGCTGAGCTCCTGCACCCATCTTTAAGCTATGGTGCTCGTCAGGTCAGCACCACTAGTAGCTCAGTACACTCACCTGTTACTCATCCTTAA
- the LOC112999972 gene encoding uncharacterized protein, whose product MENENCTFVAQPIQRKRKRYAIRDFPEGCGSFGKRVDPNTFRQLNDTILELGLQDLEDEELISAAEVVVACDSSNVSKFSSFSEGVLCDGSEFSSSDGNNIDGSDAGLKEKAETKEPPRRELIRDFPPLCGPHAYADHVCRLQGIEDDDTDAEELGNDVQDESMCLKQEP is encoded by the exons ATGGAAAACGAGAATTGCACTTTTGTTGCTCAGCCTATTCAAAGAAAGCGCAAACGTTATGCCATTCGTGATTTCCCAGAAGGATGTGGCTCCTTTGGCAAAAGGGTTGATCCTAACACTTTTCGCCAATTAAATGACACTATTTTGGAGTTGGGACTGCAAGATTTGGAAGATGAAGAATTGATAAGTGCCGCTGAAGTTGTTGTAGCGTGTGACTCCTCCAATGTGTcaaagttttcttctttttcagaaGGGGTTCTTTGTGATGGTTCAGAATTCTCATCATCTGATGGCAACAACATAGATGGTTCCGATGCTGGTTTGAAGGAGAAGGCTGAAACTAAAGAGCCTCCTCGAAGAGAATTAATCAGAGACTTTCCTCCTTTATGTGGACCACATGCTTATGCAGATCATGTGTGTAGATTGCAAGGCATTGAAGATGATGATACTGATGCAGAAGAATTGGGTAATGATGTTCAAGACGAATCCATGTGCCTGAAACAGGAG CCTTGA